One genomic region from Anopheles bellator chromosome 2, idAnoBellAS_SP24_06.2, whole genome shotgun sequence encodes:
- the LOC131211630 gene encoding ATP-binding cassette sub-family C member 4-like, which translates to MEAVTRKLSPNPRQNANFVSVLTFWWTIDLFRKGYSKVLELQDLFRPLDVDRSDVLGDRLEKKWFEQQAGPGRPSLVKAIFKTFWREYGVLGFITIVNDIFIRLAQPIVLGWLLMFFRKDTDVTRESAFYYAGTIVLLNALSVVTINQYVLGSFQNGMKVRIAMCSVIYRKALRLSRTALGDTAPGKVVNLLSNDVNRFDIVSVFLHSMWSAPLLAIIIGVLLYIEVGVAGLIGMIVIAIVTPIQSYTGKLTSRFRLQTALRTDERIRLMDEIISGIQVIKMYAWERPFAKLISHARRLELKIVRKSAYVRGLYMTFLLFTTRMALFCTMMAMVLLGNQLTAARVFVVAMYFGILANTMSAMFVRGIAEIAEAMVAMRRLQRFLEYEEKLVEALPDAKEKLLSEFGANGDVGEKQKLIEADSQLPANVAVSMRSVIARWGAVRNQELGAKQKSNGNITKKPNGQLEDTEPEHLPPATLANVNIDFRKGKLIGVIGPVGAGKSSLLQAILRELPLDSGAIVCRGKFGYVSQEPWVFAGTVRQNILFGQPMEKDRYESVVRACALVTDFEQLPDGDRTMIGERGAALSGGQKARISLARAVYRRADVFLLDDPLSAVDAHVGKHLYDLCLGPHGRLGALKTTRILVTHQVHFLKDADWVVVMNDGRVQAQGTPHELAQNGIDFVELVEKKVTDDESCTEGGDTGSVSAVDKRSRRDSRASARSVGSTASLAEDDPNGEADAPVQGNGMEGTSRGTVQGSVLLNYVRSGANPLIVVGLLILFLATQLAASGADYWVAFWTSQEEQRQFQEMGATSGNETDSFGEGYGEEQATLLSTDLCMAIHGALVTSIFLFAISRSISFYQTSVRASQNLHDSMFNGCVSAPMRFYDTNPSGRILNRFSKDMGSVDELLPKATLDASQIILSLCGTIVVTVIVNPMFLIPLAVLGIIFVFVRRIFLKTSKNVKRLEGITRSPVFSHLAASLAGLPTIRAFGAQSELIREFDAHQDIHTASFYMFITCSSAFGFALDLLCLIFVFIVVFSFLLLEQNMLGDRVGLAITQAMALTGMMQWGIRQSAEVANFMMSVERLLEYRDLASERQPPKPVTPGASWPEAGRIEFKRVTYRYFDGAPAVLRDLSFAIRPKEKIGIVGRTGAGKSSLIGALFRLAQVEGEIVIDGIDTAFIMLEQLRSKVSIIPQDPVLFSGTLRRNLDPFEDYPDVELWGALEQVELKELANTPAGLQMAVAAGGSNFSVGQRQLICLARAILRNNRVLVLDEATANVDPTTDRLIQDTIRYKFADCTVLTIAHRLNTIMDSDRVLVMDAGQAVEFGTPYELLQLPIGIFRDMVLATGPAESERLVQIAQQKNKQQQPSGTPEPE; encoded by the exons GAAATGGTTCGAACAACAAGCCGGACCGGGTCGGCCGTCGCTGGTGAAGGCGATCTTCAAGACTTTTTGGCGCGAGTATGGCGTTCTCGGgttcatcaccatcgtcaacGACATTTTCATCCGACTAGCGCAACCAATCGTTTTGGGTTGGCTACTCATGTTCTTCCG CAAAGACACGGACGTAACCCGGGAAAGTGCATTCTACTATGCTGGCACGATCGTTCTACTGAATGCGCTGAGCGTTGTGACGATCAACCAGTACGTGCTGGGAAGCTTCCAGAATGGTATGAAAGTGCGGATTGCGATGTGCAGTGTAATCTATCGGAAGGCGTTGCGTTTATCGCGCACTGCCCTCGGCGATACGGCGCCCGGCAAGGTGGTCAACTTACTCTCCAACGACGTGAATCGCTTCGACATCGTGTCCGTGTTTCTACACTCCATGTGGTCAGCGCCACTCCTGGCAATTATCATTGGAGTTCTGTTGTACATCGAGGTTGGTGTGGCCGGCCTGATCGGCATGATTGTTATCGCGATCGTTACACCGATCCAATCGTACACCGGCAAGTTGACGTCGCGATTCCGTCTTCAGACTGCCCTGCGCACCGACGAACGCATCCGGTTGATGGATGAAATCATCTCTGGCATACAGGTTATCAAAATGTACGCCTGGGAACGTCCGTTCGCCAAGCTGATCAGTCACGCTCGCCGGCTCGAACTGAAGATCGTTCGAAAGAGTGCCTACGTGCGGGGACTCTACATGACCTTTCTGCTGTTCACCACCCGTATGGCCCTGTTCTgcacgatgatggcgatggttcTGCTCGGCAATCAGCTTACGGCCGCCCGTGTATTCGTCGTGGCCATGTACTTCGGCATTCTGGCCAACACGATGTCGGCCATGTTTGTGCGCGGCATTGCGGAGATCGCCGaggcgatggtggcgatgcGCCGATTGCAAAGATTCCTCGAGTACGAGGAGAAGCTGGTAGAGGCGCTACCGGATGCGAAGGAGAAGCTACTGTCCGAATTCGGGGCCAACGGGGATGTCGGCGAAAAGCAGAAGCTGATCGAAGCGGATAGTCAGTTACCGGCCAATGTTGCAGTTTCGATGCGAAGCGTAATAGCCCGCTGGGGTGCGGTCAGGAATCAGGAACTGGGCGCGAAACAGAAAAGCAACGGCAATATCACGAAAAAGCCAAATGGTCAGCTTGAGGACACGGAACCCGAACacttgccaccggccactcTCGCGAACGTTAACATCGACTTCCGGAAGGGCAAACTGATCGGAGTgatcggtccggtcggtgcgGGAAAGTCATCGCTTCTTCAGGCGATCCTACGTGAGCTGCCGCTCGACTCTGGAGCGATCGTATGCCGGGGAAAGTTCGGCTACGTCAGCCAGGAACCGTGGGTATTTGCGGGCACCGTGCGACAGAACATTCTGTTCGGTCAGCCGATGGAGAAGGACCGATACGAATCGGTTGTGCGGGCCTGTGCTCTTGTGACGGACTTCGAACAGTTGCCCGACGGCGATCGAACGATGATTGGTGAGCGGGGCGCTGCCCTGTCGGGTGGTCAGAAGGCACGCATCAGTTTGGCTCGTGCCGTCTATCGGCGGGCCGATGTGTTTCTGCTCGATGATCCGCTCAGTGCGGTCGACGCGCACGTCGGTAAGCATCTGTACGATCTGTGCCTGGGACCACACGGGCGACTTGGTGCCCTCAAGACGACACGCATCCTTGTCACCCACCAAGTGCACTTTCTGAAGGATGCCGACTGGGTGGTTGTGATGAACGATGGGCGAGTGCAGGCTCAAGGAACACCTCACGAGCTTGCGCAGAATGGCATCGATTTTGTCGAGCTGGTGGAGAAGAAGGTGACCGATGATGAAAGTTGTACCGAAGGAGGTGACACGGGGTCGGTCAGTGCGGTGGACAAGCGCAGCCGTAGAGATTCGCGAGCTTCGGCTCGGTCGGTAGGCTCCACTGCGAGCTTAGCAGAAGATGACCCAAACGGAGAGGCGGATGCACCGGTGCAAGGAAACGGTATGGAGGGAACGTCGCGTGGAACAGTGCAGGGTTCGGTATTGTTAAACTATGTTCGCAGCGGAGCGAATCCTCTGATCGTGGTCGGCTTGTTGATCCTTTTCCTCGCCACCCAGCTCGCGGCCAGTGGAGCGGATTATTGGGTTGCCTTTTG GACTTCACAAGAGGAACAGAGACAGTTTCAGGAAATGGGCGCGACTAGTGGAAATGAAACCGACAGCTTTGGTGAAGGATACGGAGAAGAACAAGCGACACTGCTCAGCACCGATCTCTGCATGGCCATCCACGGGGCGCTCGTTACAAGCATctttttatttgccatttCTAG ATCGATCAGTTTCTACCAAACATCGGTGCGTGCGTCACAAAACCTGCACGACAGTATGTTTAACGGCTGCGTATCAGCTCCGATGCGTTTCTACGATACCAACCCGTCGGGTCGCATCCTGAACCGGTTCTCCAAAGACATGGGCTCTGTCGATGAGCTGCTACCAAAAGCGACACTCGATGCGTCTCAGATCATACTCAGTCTGTGCGGTACGATCGTGGTCACTGTGATCGTGAATCCGATGTTCCTCATACCCCTAGCAGTGCTCGGCATCATCTTCGTCTTTGTGCGACGCATTTTTcttaaaacatcgaaaaatgtcAAGCGTCTCGAGGGCATCACGCGCTCGCCCGTGTTTTCGCATCTGGCCGCCTCGCTGGCCGGTCTCCCGACGATCCGGGCGTTCGGGGCCCAGAGTGAACTGATCCGCGAGTTTGACGCCCACCAGGACATTCATACTGCGTCCTTCTACATGTTCATTACCTGCAGTTCGGCGTTTGGCTTCGCACTCGACCTGCTCTGCCTGATATTCGTGTTTATCGTCGTTTTTAGTTTTCTGCTTCTCGAACAGAACATGCTCGGAGATCGTGTCGGTTTGGCGATCACGCAAGCGATGGCGCTCACCGGCATGATGCAATGGGGCATCCGGCAGAGCGCTGAGGTGGCCAATTTCATGATGTCCGTCGAGCGGCTTCTTGAGTACCGTGATCTCGCGTCGGAACGGCAACCCCCGAAACCGGTCACACCCGGAGCGAGTTGGCCGGAGGCCGGTCGGATCGAGTTCAAGCGGGTCACTTACCGATACTTCGACGGGGCGCCGGCCGTTCTGCGGGATCTTTCGTTTGCAATACGACCCAAGGAAAAGATTGGCATCGTTGGACGAACGGGTGCCGGCAAATCGTCGCTCATTGGGGCCCTATTCCGGTTGGCGCAGGTTGAGGGTGAGATTGTTATCGACGGTATCGACACTGCCTTCATCATGCTCGAACAGCTGCGCTCGAAGGTGTCGATCATCCCGCAAGATCCAGTTCTGTTTTCGGGGACGCTCCGGCGCAATCTCGATCCCTTCGAGGACTACCCGGACGTTGAGCTGTGGGGTGCATTGGAACAGGTGGAGCTGAAGGAGCTGGCCAACACTCCGGCCGGCTTGCAGATGGCAGTGGCGGCCGGTGGTTCCAACTTTAGTGTCGGTCAGCGGCAACTGATCTGTCTCGCCCGGGCCATCTTGCGCAACAATCGTGTCCTGGTTCTCGATGAAGCAACGGCCAACGTTGATCCAAC AACCGACCGTTTGATTCAGGACACGATACGGTACAAGTTTGCCGACTGCACGGTACTGACGATCGCTCATCGGCTGAACACGATCATGGACTCGGACCGGGTGCTGGTGATGGATGCGGGGCAAGCGGTCGAGTTTGGTACACCGTACGAGTTGCTACAACTTCCGATCGGCATTTTCCGCGACATGGTCCTAGCGACGGGTCCGGCCGAGTCGGAGCGGTTGGTTCAGATCGCTcaacaaaagaacaaacaacaacaaccttcCGGTACACCGGAGCCCGAGTGA